The Streptomyces sp. 11x1 genomic sequence GAAGAAATGTGCGGCATTCCCGTCACCCCCTCCGACCTGCTGTGATGCGCGGCACTCATCAAGCCCGCAGTTACCGGCATTGGACCGTCCTCCGCCGCGCTGCCGACACTCCCTATAGGCCGACCCAGAACAGCAGCGGATGAGGTGCGAATTGTCCGAGACAACCGAGGCAGCCGAGAAAATGATCGAGATTCCGCAGCCGGAGCCGGACCTGACACCGGAGGAACTGGTGCGCCGGGCCGTCGGCATGAGGGCCTGGCTTCGTGATCATCAGGACGAGACCGAACAGCGGACCGGCATCTCCGAGGACACGCACAAGGCGTTCCAAGAGGCGGGTTTCTACCGGTCCCTCCAGCCACGCCGCTTCGGCGGCTACGAGTTCGACCTGCGGACCTACTCCCGGATGGTCACCGAGGTGGCCCGCGGCTGTCCGTCCAGCGGCTGGAACCTGTGTCTGGCCGCCTCCCACAGCCTGGTGGTGGCCGGCCGCTTCCCCGAGAGCACCCAGCGCGAGGTGTTCGGGCCGGACGGTGACTTCCGGGCCCCGCTGCCGATCGCCCCGAGCGCCACCGCGACGAGGACCCCCGACGGATACCTGGTCAACGGCCGCTGGGACTACTCCTCCGGAGTCAACGTCTCCACGCACTTCCTGGGTGGCGTGCTCATCATCGACGAAGAGGGCGGCATGCCCACGCCGGGCATGGTGCTCGTGCCCTCCGGCTGGCGGATGCTCGACAACTGGGGCGAGATCCTGGGCTTCCGCGGCAGCGGCTCCAACAGCGTCGTGGCCGAGGACGTCCTCGTACCGCAGGAGTACGTGTCCAGGACCCACCTCGCGGCGAGCGACGCCACCGACGGACCGGGTGGGGAACTGCACGGGAACCCGATGTACGCGGGCCGGCTGATGTCGTTCTTCAACATCCAGCTGTGTTCGATCGTGGCGGGCACCGCCTGGGCCGCGGTCGACGAGTACCGGCGGATCATCACCACCAAGAACAGCCCGCTGCCGCCCTTCAAGCCGCGCAGCCACGATCCGGAACACCAGCGCAACCTCGGCCTGGCCACGGCCCTGGCCGACAGCGCGCAGCGGATCATCCTGTCGGTCACCGACGACTACACCGCCTACGCGGCCCGGGGCCTGGCAGGGGGCGAGCCCTTCTCCGAACTGGACGACCAGGCCCTCTCCCTCACGGCCCGGCAGTCCGGCCAACTCGCCTGCCAGGCCGTCGAGATGCTGGCCTCGGCCAGTGGCTCCAGCGCGCTGGCGAACGGCCAGCGCATGCAGCGGTACCTGCGCGACATCGCCACGTACAAGACGCACATCAACGCCCAGCACAGCTGGTGGGCCACGGGATACGCCCGCTCCCTGCTCGGCGTGGAGAACCCGGCGTGAACCGGTCGACGTCCGCCGCGACGACGCCCGGCGGCCCGGCGGACGACCCCGGCCGGTTCCGGCACGTGCTCGGCCACCACCCGACGGGTGTCACGGTGGTCACCGCGAAGGAACCCGACGGCACCCCGGTCGGCATGGTCATCGGCTCGTTCACCTCGGTGTCCCTCGACCCTCCGCTCGTCGCGTTCTTCCCCGGCTGCTCCTCCACCACCTGGCCGAGGATCATGGCCGGCGGCGCCTTCTGCGTGAACGTGCTGGCCGCCGGCCAGGAGGACCTCTGCCGGGACGTCAGCGCCAAGGCACCCGACGTATTCGAGCGCCACCCGTGGCGCGGCGCGCCCTCGGGCAGCCCCGTCCTGGCGGGCGCCGCCGCCTGGATCGACTGCGACATCGCCGACGTGTGGACCCTCGGCGACCACTACTTCGTCCTCGGCCGCGTCCGGGAACTCGGGGTGGAGAAGACCGGCGTCTCGCCGCTGGTCTTCTCCCGGGGGCGGCTCGCGCCGCTGCCGCCCCGCCGGGACCACGACGAATCCGCCGACTACACCTGGCCCGACTGGCTCTGAGAGACCTGAGAGAAGAGAGACGCACCATGCGCAATCAAGGGCTCGGCTCGTGGCCCGCGCGGCGCGCCCGCATGGCACCGGAGGCCACCGCCGTCGTGCACGACGGTGGATCCCTGTCCTACGGAGAGCTGGCCTCGCGCGTGACGCGGCTCGCTCACGCCCTGCGTGCCCTGGGGGTGGGCCACGGCGACCGGGTGGCCTACCTGGGCGCGAACCATCCGGCCCTGGCGGAGACCCTGTTCGCCGCGAACGCGCTGGGTGCCGTCTTCGTCCCGCTCAACACCCGCCTCGCGGCACCCGAGTTGGCCTTCATCCTGGGCGACTCGGGAGCGCCGGTGCTGGTGTTCGGGGCCGAACTCACCGACATCGTCGACGCGTTCAGGGGCGACGTCGAGGTGAAGCACTACGTCGAGGTGGGGAAGGCGTACGAGGAGCTACTCGCGAGCGCGCCGGACAACCCCCTGGACGAGACGGTCGGCCTCGATGAGGTGTGCATGATCCAGTACACCTCGGGCACCAGCGGCCGTCCCAAGGGCGTCATGCTCACCCACGCCAACATCGCCTGGAACTGCTTCAACATCCTGCTGGACGTGGACATCGCCTCCGACGACGTCGCTCTGGTGGTGGCACCGATGTTCCACACCGCCGCCCTCAACACCGTCTTCCTGCCGGGCTTCCTCAAAGGAGGGACGTCGGTGCTGATGCGCGGTTTCGACCCGGAACGGGTGCTCGACGTCATCGCCGAGCACCGGGTGACGAGGATGTTCGGCGTGCCCGCGATGTACCAGGCCATGGCCCGGTCGTCGCGGTGGGCGACGGCCGACCTGTCGTCGATCCGGATCCTGATGTGCGCGGCGGCACCCGTACCCAAGGCCCTCATCCACACATACCAGGACCGTGGCCTGACCTTCCTCCAGGCGTACGGCCTGACCGAGACCGCTCCCGCCGCGCTGGGCCTGCGCGCACCGGACAGCATCCGCAAGGCCGGCTCGGCCGGCACACCCTGCTTCTTCACCGACGTACGCGTGGTACGGCCCGACCTCACCGATGTCGCACCGGGCGAGGTCGGCGAGGTGATCATCGAGGGCCTCAACGTGATGAAGGGCTACTGGCAGTGGCCCGAAGCGACCAAGGACGCCTTCGTTGAAGGAAGTTGGTTCCGCTCCGGAGACGCGGCCACTGTCGACGAGGAGGGGTACGTCACGATCGTCGACCGAATCAAGGACATGTACATCTCCGGCGGGGAGAACGTCTATCCGGCCGAGGTCGAGCAACTCATCTACCAGCATCCCGCGGTCGCCGAATGCGCGGTGATCGGCGTACCCGACGAACGATGGGGCGAAGTGGGCAGAGCGCTGGTCGTGCCCCGCGCGGGCGCCGACGTGTCGCCCGACGACATCATGGACACCCTGTCCGGCCGACTCGCCAAGTACAAGCTCCCCAAGTCGGTCGTCCTCGTCGACGCCCTGCCCCGCAACGCCACCGGCAAGATCCTCAAGGCCCGCCTGCGCAGCCAGTACGGCCCCCTGTCGGACCGCGGCGCCGAGGAGACATGACGCCAAGCTCCGTGCGTAGGACGCGGGCCCAGCCCCGGCCCACCGCACGGGATCTTCTCGATGCCTCCAAGCGCGTGCAGCTCACCAGCGGAGACCACGGCGGGCCGAAGGACAAAAGCCGAAAGGCCGGCGTAAGACCAGCAGCCTCGACGGCAAGGCCTCACGCGCCGCCCGGCTGCGCGAAGTCGAACGCTTCCGGGATCCCCTCCGGGCCGCCGAACAGCGCCGCACCGCACACAAGGACTCCTCCCAGGCCCCAACCGGTGAGGGTTTCAGCGCCCGGCCCATCTCGGAGGCGGGCGGAAGGTAAGCCGCGGAGACCACACCGGTGTGCGGCAGCACCTCGAGCAACACCACAAGCCCGGCCAGGCCTGCCAGTCCGCGCAACGGGGTGCGCGCTCTGTCCAGAGTGCGCCGCACGCGGCCACCGCCCGGCCCGCCGGACCTGTCGCGGTCCCGGCGGGCTTCGTCTGTACATGAGTGCTCCCGGAGGCGCTCATGAGCACCGACCAGGCCAGCCCCTGGCGCCACACCGGCACCTGCGACTTCGGCTTCGCCGCATCCCCGGGCGCCGACTGCACCTGCGCATCCCGCGGATCCGGGGTGGTTCAGTTGGGGCTGGTGGGTGGCTGAGCGAGTTTGTTTGGGGCCGTGTCGGCCGGTGGACATGGTGAGGGCCCGACGCGGGATCGGGTTCTGCGAGGTCCTTCAGTCGAGGGTGGGTAGGGACGGCGAGTCAGATGGCGGGGCGGGGTAGTGCTGCCAGGCCACTGCTCGTCGGTCAGCCGGGCGTGACGGGACGACGAGGACGGGGCACCGGCCGCGGTTAGGCGTCGGTGAGGAGGGGGTCGTACGCGGTGTTTGTGCGGCGGCCCGACATGAAGGAGAGGAAGTCGCACACGAAGGCGCTTTGGCTGTAGGTGCCGTCGGTAGTGGTGAGGTCGCGGTGGAAGGCGGTGCGGAAAAGGGTCCGGTACTCGTCGGCGTCGATGGTCCCGTTGCCGTCCTTGTCGGTAGCGTCGAAGAGAACCTCGGCGACGCGGATGAGTGCGGGTGCGGCGAGGGAGGGGACGGCGGTGGCGTACTCCTCGGCGCTGACGCGGCCGTCGCCGTCCGTGTCGAGGGCGGTCTGCAGCTCGCGCCACCAAGCGGCGAAGGCGTCGTAGAGCCGGGTCTCCTCGGGTTCGTCCAGGTCGAGGCGGGTGGAGAGTTCACGGGCCATGGCGGCGAGGTCAGGCCAGTCGAGATGGCCGTCGCCGGTCTGGTCCAGCGCCTTGCGGAAGAACTCCTCCGCCGAACGCCGGCTCTCTCCCGTGCCCGCTGAGGGTGCCGGATCCGGGTCGGGGCCGCCACTCAGTGGTGTGAGGAGGCGGAGCAGCGCCGATGCCCGCTTCATGCGGGCGGCCAGGGCGGCCACGGTCCGGGCCCGGGGGTCGTCGCTGTCGGGCGAGAGGGAGAGGGCTTCGATGATGCTTTCGGCGTTGATCCAGCCTTCGGGCAGGAAGCGGGCGAGTCCGGCGGCGCAGTAGGCGCCCTGCATGAGAGTGGAGGCGCCGGGCATCTCCGGCAAACCGGCCCGGCGCCGGTACGGCTCGGGGAGCGAGGCGACGGTGATCGCGCCCAGCAGCGGACCGGCGACGGCCCGGCCGACCGCCCACAGTGTCGGTGCCCCGTCGAGCAGGGCCGGGGCGGGTAGGTGGTCGAAGAGCCGGTAGAGGATGACGCGGGCCGCCTCGGTATTCTCCAGTTCGTCCTCGACGACCCGGTCGAAGTATCGCCAGAAGTCGTTCAGGTCCTCGGGGAGTTCTGCGGCGTCGCCGTCGAGCGCGGCGAGGAACGCGCGGTACTCGGCGTACATCCGCTCCATGGTGTTCTGGTCGAGCGGCTGACCACTGAGCCGGCACATGGTGACGGCGCTCTCGAAGAGGGTGGCGACCACCCAGGCCCGGGTCGCCCGGTCCATCGCGTCGTAGGCACGGCCGCGGGAATCGGAGCCGCT encodes the following:
- a CDS encoding oxygenase MpaB family protein; this encodes MTTTGTAEETPLFGPESRFSAFFDDPRWALAMIRATVLEAAHPQIGAALVDNSTFVAHPWRRLRNTFLSMRRMFGADPAVREREAARLNRLHARMSGSDSRGRAYDAMDRATRAWVVATLFESAVTMCRLSGQPLDQNTMERMYAEYRAFLAALDGDAAELPEDLNDFWRYFDRVVEDELENTEAARVILYRLFDHLPAPALLDGAPTLWAVGRAVAGPLLGAITVASLPEPYRRRAGLPEMPGASTLMQGAYCAAGLARFLPEGWINAESIIEALSLSPDSDDPRARTVAALAARMKRASALLRLLTPLSGGPDPDPAPSAGTGESRRSAEEFFRKALDQTGDGHLDWPDLAAMARELSTRLDLDEPEETRLYDAFAAWWRELQTALDTDGDGRVSAEEYATAVPSLAAPALIRVAEVLFDATDKDGNGTIDADEYRTLFRTAFHRDLTTTDGTYSQSAFVCDFLSFMSGRRTNTAYDPLLTDA
- a CDS encoding acyl-CoA dehydrogenase family protein, encoding MSETTEAAEKMIEIPQPEPDLTPEELVRRAVGMRAWLRDHQDETEQRTGISEDTHKAFQEAGFYRSLQPRRFGGYEFDLRTYSRMVTEVARGCPSSGWNLCLAASHSLVVAGRFPESTQREVFGPDGDFRAPLPIAPSATATRTPDGYLVNGRWDYSSGVNVSTHFLGGVLIIDEEGGMPTPGMVLVPSGWRMLDNWGEILGFRGSGSNSVVAEDVLVPQEYVSRTHLAASDATDGPGGELHGNPMYAGRLMSFFNIQLCSIVAGTAWAAVDEYRRIITTKNSPLPPFKPRSHDPEHQRNLGLATALADSAQRIILSVTDDYTAYAARGLAGGEPFSELDDQALSLTARQSGQLACQAVEMLASASGSSALANGQRMQRYLRDIATYKTHINAQHSWWATGYARSLLGVENPA
- a CDS encoding flavin reductase family protein — its product is MNRSTSAATTPGGPADDPGRFRHVLGHHPTGVTVVTAKEPDGTPVGMVIGSFTSVSLDPPLVAFFPGCSSTTWPRIMAGGAFCVNVLAAGQEDLCRDVSAKAPDVFERHPWRGAPSGSPVLAGAAAWIDCDIADVWTLGDHYFVLGRVRELGVEKTGVSPLVFSRGRLAPLPPRRDHDESADYTWPDWL
- a CDS encoding long-chain fatty acid--CoA ligase, giving the protein MRNQGLGSWPARRARMAPEATAVVHDGGSLSYGELASRVTRLAHALRALGVGHGDRVAYLGANHPALAETLFAANALGAVFVPLNTRLAAPELAFILGDSGAPVLVFGAELTDIVDAFRGDVEVKHYVEVGKAYEELLASAPDNPLDETVGLDEVCMIQYTSGTSGRPKGVMLTHANIAWNCFNILLDVDIASDDVALVVAPMFHTAALNTVFLPGFLKGGTSVLMRGFDPERVLDVIAEHRVTRMFGVPAMYQAMARSSRWATADLSSIRILMCAAAPVPKALIHTYQDRGLTFLQAYGLTETAPAALGLRAPDSIRKAGSAGTPCFFTDVRVVRPDLTDVAPGEVGEVIIEGLNVMKGYWQWPEATKDAFVEGSWFRSGDAATVDEEGYVTIVDRIKDMYISGGENVYPAEVEQLIYQHPAVAECAVIGVPDERWGEVGRALVVPRAGADVSPDDIMDTLSGRLAKYKLPKSVVLVDALPRNATGKILKARLRSQYGPLSDRGAEET